The Streptomyces sp. NBC_01244 genome contains a region encoding:
- a CDS encoding response regulator transcription factor has protein sequence MTRVLVVEDEESFSDALSYMLRKEGFEVAIAATGPDGLDEFERNGADLVLLDLMLPGLPGTEVCRQLRGRSNVPVIMVTAKDSEIDKVVGLEIGADDYVTKPFSSRELVARIRAVLRRRGEPEEVTPAALEAGPVRMDVDRHVVTVAGAKVDLPLKEFDLLEMLLRNAGRVLTRMQLIDRVWGADYVGDTKTLDVHVKRLRAKIEPDPGAPRYLVTVRGLGYKFEP, from the coding sequence GTGACCCGAGTGCTAGTCGTCGAGGATGAGGAATCCTTCAGCGACGCCCTGTCCTACATGCTCCGCAAGGAGGGCTTCGAGGTCGCGATCGCCGCGACCGGGCCCGACGGGCTCGACGAGTTCGAGCGCAACGGCGCCGACCTCGTCCTCCTCGACCTGATGCTCCCCGGCCTGCCCGGCACGGAGGTCTGCCGGCAGCTCCGCGGCCGCTCCAACGTCCCCGTGATCATGGTCACGGCCAAGGACAGCGAGATCGACAAGGTCGTCGGGCTGGAGATAGGAGCCGACGACTACGTCACGAAGCCCTTCTCCTCGCGGGAGCTGGTCGCCCGCATCCGCGCGGTCCTGCGCCGCCGCGGCGAGCCGGAAGAGGTCACCCCGGCCGCGCTGGAGGCAGGCCCCGTACGGATGGACGTCGACCGCCACGTGGTCACCGTCGCCGGAGCCAAGGTGGACCTCCCGCTGAAGGAGTTCGACCTGCTGGAGATGTTGCTGCGCAACGCGGGCCGCGTACTGACCCGCATGCAGCTCATCGACCGCGTCTGGGGCGCCGACTACGTCGGCGACACCAAGACCCTCGACGTCCACGTGAAGCGCCTGCGAGCCAAGATCGAGCCGGACCCGGGCGCCCCGCGCTACCTGGTCACGGTCCGCGGCCTCGGCTACAAGTTCGAGCCGTAA
- a CDS encoding sensor histidine kinase — MDVNAAVAAAAAIAGLCTGVIAMLAFRWSERDQARPTRSSMRPDINAVLPPGVDTVLSVLRSSAVVLDEGDAVVKASSAAYALGLVRGGKLAVEPMLHMARDTRRDGEIRQVELDLPRRGTGRGEALAVSARVAPLGSRLVLLLVEDLTEARRIEAVRRDFVANVSHELKTPVGAISLLSEAVMDASDDPEAVHRFAGRMQIEATRLINLVQELIDLSRVQNDDPLEDAEPMRVDTLVAEAIDRCRHTASAKQITMAAGGTADLRVWGNRGQLAAALGNLVENAVNYSPARTRVGIAARRVTAPGGDLIEIAVTDQGIGIPEKDRERIFERFYRVDPARSRATGGTGLGLAIVKHVAASHGGEVSVWSSEGQGSTFTLRLPEAAAPVPATASAPANTLLEPHTAPAIPAPEVLP, encoded by the coding sequence ATGGACGTGAACGCGGCGGTCGCCGCAGCTGCAGCGATAGCCGGTCTTTGCACCGGTGTGATCGCGATGCTGGCGTTCCGCTGGAGCGAGCGCGACCAAGCCCGCCCCACCCGGAGCTCCATGCGCCCCGACATCAACGCGGTGCTCCCACCGGGGGTGGACACCGTCCTCTCCGTACTCCGATCCTCCGCCGTCGTGCTCGACGAGGGGGACGCGGTGGTCAAGGCCAGCTCGGCGGCATATGCCCTCGGCCTGGTCCGCGGCGGCAAACTGGCCGTCGAGCCCATGCTCCACATGGCCCGTGACACCCGGCGCGACGGGGAGATACGCCAGGTCGAGCTCGACCTGCCCCGGCGCGGCACCGGCCGCGGCGAGGCGCTCGCCGTCTCGGCGCGTGTCGCCCCGCTCGGCTCCCGCCTGGTGCTCCTCCTCGTGGAGGACCTCACCGAGGCCCGCCGCATCGAGGCCGTACGCCGCGACTTCGTCGCGAACGTGTCGCACGAGCTCAAGACCCCGGTCGGCGCGATCTCCCTGCTGTCCGAGGCCGTCATGGACGCCTCGGACGACCCCGAGGCGGTGCACCGCTTCGCCGGCCGCATGCAGATCGAGGCCACCCGCCTGATCAACCTCGTACAAGAACTCATCGACCTCTCCCGGGTACAGAACGACGACCCCCTGGAGGACGCGGAGCCGATGCGGGTGGACACGCTCGTGGCCGAGGCCATAGACCGCTGCCGCCACACGGCCTCCGCGAAACAGATCACCATGGCCGCCGGCGGCACCGCCGACCTGCGGGTATGGGGTAACCGGGGGCAGCTCGCGGCCGCCCTCGGAAACCTGGTCGAGAACGCCGTCAACTACAGCCCCGCCCGCACCCGCGTCGGCATCGCCGCGCGCCGGGTCACCGCGCCGGGTGGAGACTTGATCGAGATAGCCGTGACCGACCAGGGCATCGGCATCCCGGAAAAGGACCGCGAGCGCATCTTCGAACGCTTCTACCGTGTGGACCCGGCCCGCTCCCGCGCCACGGGAGGAACCGGCCTGGGCCTTGCGATCGTGAAGCACGTAGCGGCTTCGCACGGCGGGGAGGTGTCGGTATGGAGCTCGGAGGGTCAGGGTTCCACGTTCACCCTGCGACTCCCCGAAGCGGCCGCGCCGGTCCCGGCGACGGCCTCCGCACCCGCCAACACCCTGCTCGAACCTCACACCGCACCAGCCATCCCTGCCCCGGAGGTCCTTCCGTGA